The DNA sequence ATGCCCTGGATGCCTTCGGAACCCAGGCCGTGGGCTATCTGCTCAAACCCGTGCGCGCCGAACAGCTACTGGAAGTGCTGGAAAAAGCCCGCACGCCCAACAAGCTTCAGAAGCGGGCCCAGCAGAACCGTCACCCGGCGGGTAAAGAACGCAGTCATATCAGCGCCAAAACACCCCGCGGCGTCGAGCTGATTCCCCTCGATAGCGTGCGCTATTTTATGGCCGACCAGAAGTACGTCACCGTCTATCACGACCGCGGCGAGCACCTGCTGGACGACACCTTGAAAGAGCTGGAAGAGGCCTTCGGCGATCGCTTTCTGCGCACCCACCGCAGCGTGCTGGTGTCGGTCAATCACATCCAGGCCATGGAGCGGGACAATGAAGGACACTATCAGGTGCGTCTGGCGGATACCGACCATCGGCCGCCGGTGAGCCGGCGGCACGCCAGTGCGTTGAAGGAGCTGCTTCAGAAAATATGAATCGCCTCGTATTGAGCGCAGAGCCTGCACCGGGCGCGCCAACAATAAGAAGCTACTATTATTACTACGCCTTCTGGAATCACCACCGCCAAATCACTATCATATGACCCAGTAGGCTACAACGGCAAGCGCACTTAACACTGTGTGAATTGCGGTAAAAATCAGGAGCCCTACCAACAGCGTGAACAGAATACCGACGTAACGTCCTGATCCTGTGTCAATCACGGGTTGAATGGTTGCACGGTTGATCAGGATCAACAGAAACAGCGCTGCTATCGTAAACAAACTGGCGCCGATAATCTTAAGCAATGGCCAACCGATTGGTGCCACGAAAACAGAACCACCACAAATGAAAATTAGAGTTATCAGCCACTTGTAACGGAATGCAAACAGTGAGAGCTTTCTGAAAATCATTATGAGGAGATCAAAAACACCACTATCACTCCTTGGTGTCGATCCGACTTCCGTAACACGTCGGTTCGATCGAACAACTGCAAAAACGAACCACGCAACCCAGGAAACCAATAGGGCCGCTATCAACCACCATTGCTTTTCCGAGCGAGATACCGTTTTATCTAAGGCGATCCCTAATAGCGGTAGAACCCAAACAGTAAAAATGGCAGACGTGATGTATGCATCTGTAATGTCAAAAGAACTCATCGTTACATCCATGAACAAACCTTATCGCCTGCCAATTGTTCTATCAGCTCTCGGCATTGATTTCATTGAAGTACTCCTTCACCTCTCTTGGAATATTATTATCAAACTCTCCCATACCCAATCTTTTCCTTTGTCCTGATAGATTGTTATATATTTCATTAGCTGTATCGGAGATCGTTTTAACCATACTATCTGTAAGTGCAATATCGTTCTCTTCTAAGAATAATTTTATTGACTTTTCTCCACTCAAGTCACCACGCATAATCGCAACTTCATAGTGAGCCAGAACTCCCGTTAAAGCCGCTTTCTTAGCATCATGGTTTCCACTGGAGCTTAACCGGTAATATGCAGATTCATAAACTCCGGCAATAGCCTTCAAAGCATATGTAGAATCTAAAACGGCCGCTTTTTCATAATATAAAAGAGCATTAGGATAGTCCCCACTCTCTAACATTTTTTTCGCTAGAATATGGGTTGCTGCATAATCTGAAGCATCTGACAGGCTTTTTAACGTGTCCACGGAATAAGACTGATAATCTGAATCTTCAAATGATATTCCGTATCCTTGACTGCGTCGAAATTCTTTAATACTGTGAAGGCTAT is a window from the Marinimicrobium koreense genome containing:
- a CDS encoding LytR/AlgR family response regulator transcription factor produces the protein MDVLIVDDEPLARERLARMVDQLDGYSVVAQAGDSASALTAIAHHDPDVVLLDVRMPGDDGVTAAHRIGELEDPPAVIFCTAFDEYALDAFGTQAVGYLLKPVRAEQLLEVLEKARTPNKLQKRAQQNRHPAGKERSHISAKTPRGVELIPLDSVRYFMADQKYVTVYHDRGEHLLDDTLKELEEAFGDRFLRTHRSVLVSVNHIQAMERDNEGHYQVRLADTDHRPPVSRRHASALKELLQKI